In the genome of Drosophila subpulchrella strain 33 F10 #4 breed RU33 chromosome 2L, RU_Dsub_v1.1 Primary Assembly, whole genome shotgun sequence, one region contains:
- the LOC119548712 gene encoding probable G-protein coupled receptor 158 isoform X3 has product MELCIATKSKKQQQQETAPSSMQQMQQSKCNSSNYYQKKCHQNQTNTQVQSTQQSNCSSSHRDRDRDHLTKQQQDQRTNSATATSSSCNINSSSSSSGTCNIKSKNIRRPSRGTQLNTLYSLLVLLIVGLATVAVTARANPTHPGAIPFSRESRRDALLAYYKRSFSNNISPGHEHQDNHQFHLHRDANSLDFDELTPTASSVSVLSRAERFRLRKRSATPTTPATAAAAAATSPVAHAPATATATSTTATASGKKTEEKCEPRVLEMLPDEPFYDYTDIAEDAARQFIEFLSSKFPNANTPITIDEATRAEVSRRANGIASYALNEDDNLLAFAIAAPSIHTVVVKFRDNVTIPPDQVHNKAYLGSYWRELGAAWNSTDGTQEWGAPFRDCNLLTRRWLWPFRISFSEHRIKVVAAAFIAADEDVCNDGLEEVFGRRHGCDRNTTFCLLTENKPAATRDVYTCLCRESYYLPNSTLQGFRGDRVELSEGYDNYSCIPCPGGCSNCDNNGVCLTFQEEEVLNVDACLRLLVAIVLGACILCCVVLGVIVFRQRKCKAIASGMWTVLETILLGIVLLYASVAVHFFPASTERCLLEPWLRELGFITCYGAIILKLYRHLVDFRTRKAHRWVLRDVDLLKYLGTMVFAVICYMAAFTASSLDLLESAQLESLREADTNTCHPLKWELVTQTSEMLILCFGLHLSIASRNANTQFRERQFLVTALTLEFLVSSSFYFLRFVYLPEMSPSAILLALFIRSQLTNSFALGLIFVPKLWYQHKQGTSHDAGQRLGGGYAGLCLGDPDIGELTISEMSPEDIRAELKRLYTQLEIMKNKTLRQDNPHISKRRGGRKAGHRRFSLQKKGSKDKALSAKHRSNKHHQDIEITEAEPSRTPEDSVCSAEGPTDTYAEISGVSHSMLSHSMVSHSVVSHSK; this is encoded by the exons ATGGAACTGTGCATAGCAACAAAGtcaaaaaaacaacaacaacaagaaacCGCTCCGAGTTCAATGCAGCAAATGCAGCAAAGTAaatgcaacagcagcaactacTATCAAAAGAAATGCCACCAAAATCAAACGAATACTCAAGTACAGAGCACTCAGCAAAGCaattgcagcagcagccacagaGATCGAGATCGAGACCACCTGACAAAGCAGCAACAAGACCAACGAACAAATagtgcaacagcaacatcatcaagttgcaacatcaacagcagcagcagcagcagcggcactTGCAACATCAAGAGTAAAAACATTAGGAGACCCAGCAGAGGCACACAATTAAACACACTCTATTCGCTGCTGGTGCTTTTGATAGTCGGCCTTGCCACAGTTGCCGTTACGGCTAGGGCCAACCCCACCCACCCAGGTGCCATCCCCTTTTCCCGCGAGAGCAGGCGCGATGCTCTTTTGGCCTACTACAAGCGCAGCTTTTCCAACAACATTTCCCCGGGGCACGAGCACCAGGACAATCACCAGTTCCACCTGCATCGCGATGCCAACAGCCTTGACTTTGACGAGCTAACGCCCACCGCCAGCAGCGTGTCCGTCCTCAGTCGGGCGGAGCGCTTTCGATTGCGTAAGcgcagtgccacgcccacaacgccAGCAactgcagcggcagcagcagcaacatcgccAGTTGCACATGCacctgcaacagcaacagcaacatcgaCGACGGCGACGGCCAGCGGCAAAAAAACGGAGGAGAAATGCGAGCCAAGAGTCCTGGAAATGCTGCCAGATGAGCCG TTTTACGACTACACAGACATCGCCGAGGATGCCGCACGCCAgtttattgaatttttatcGAGTAAATTCCCAAATGCCAACACTCCGATTACCATCGATGAGGCGACACGTGCGGAGGTGAGTCGCCGGGCGAATGGAATCGCCAGCTACGCCCTCAACGAGGACGACAATCTCCTGGCCTTCGCCATCGCAGCGCCCAGCATTCACACGGTGGTCGTTAAATTCAGGGATAACGTTACG ATACCACCGGATCAGGTGCACAATAAGGCGTACTTGGGTTCCTACTGGCGGGAGTTGGG TGCGGCCTGGAACAGCACGGACGGCACCCAGGAATGGGGGGCTCCCTTCCGCGACTGCAACCTGTTGACGCGTCGCTGGCTTTGGCCATTTCGCATATCCTTTAGCGAGCACAGGATCAA AGTTGTGGCGGCTGCTTTTATTGCCGCCGACGAGGATGTGTGCAACGATGGCTTGGAGGAAGTTTTCGGTCGTCGTCATGG CTGCGATCGGAACACGACTTTCTGCCTGCTCACCGAGAACAAACCCGCCGCCACCAGGGATGTGTACACCTGCCTGTGCCGGGAGTCCTACTACCTGCCCAACTCCACTCTCCAGGGATTCCGAGGGGATCGGGTGGAGCTGTCCGAGGGCTACGACAACTACTCGTGCATCCCGTGTCCCGGTGGATGCTCCAACTGCGATAACAACGGGGTCTGCCTCACCTtccaggaggaggaggtgctCAACGTGGACGCCTGCCTGCGCCTCCTGGTGGCCATCGTCCTGGGTGCCTGCATCCTCTGCTGCGTCGTCCTCGGCGTTATTGTCTTCCGGCAGAGAAAGTGCAAG GCCATTGCCTCGGGCATGTGGACTGTGCTGGAGACGATACTGCTGGGCATTGTTTTACTTTATGCATCT GTTGCCGTCCATTTCTTTCCCGCCTCCACCGAGCGCTGCCTTCTGGAGCCGTGGCTCCGGGAACTGGGCTTCATCACCTGCTACGGCGCCATCATCCTGAAGCTGTATCGCCACCTGGTGGACTTCCGCACTCGAAAGGCGCATCGCTGGGTGCTGAGGGACGTGGACCTGCTCAAGTATCTGGGCACCATGGTCTTCGCTGTCATCTGCTACATGGCCGCCTTCACGGCCTCGTCGCTGGACCTCCTGGAAAGCGCCCAGCTGGAGAGCCTCCGGGAGGCGGACACGAACACCTGCCATCCGCTCAAGTGGGAGCTGGTCACGCAGACCAGCGAGATGCTCATCCTGTGCTTCGGACTGCACCTGTCCATCGCCAGCCGGAATGCCAACACCCAGTTCCGG GAACGGCAATTTCTGGTGACCGCCCTGACGCTGGAGTTCCTGGTCTCGTCGAGCTTCTACTTTCTGCGCTTTGTCTACCTGCCGGAAATGAGTCCCAGCGCCATTTTGCTGGCCCTGTTCATCCGCTCCCAACTGACGAACAGCTTCGCCTTGGGTCTGATATTTGTGCCAAAGTTGTGGTATCAGCACAAGCAG GGTACGTCACACGACGCCGGCCAGCGGCTGGGCGGAGGATATGCCGGGCTctgtctgggcgatccggacATCGGGGAGCTGACCATATCCGAAATGAGTCCCGAGGACATACGAGCCGAACTCAAAAG ACTGTACACGCAACTGGAGATTATGAAGAACAAGACTCTCAGGCAGGATAATCCGCACATCAGCAAGCGACGCGGCGGACGCAAGGCGGGTCACCGCCGCTTCTCCCTGCAG AAAAAGGGCAGCAAGGATAAG GCTCTAAGTGCCAAACACCGCAGCAACAAGCATCATCAGGACATTGAGATCACCGAGGCGGAACCTTCCCGAACGCCCGAGGACTCAGTTTGCAGTGCCGAAGGACCCACGGACACCTATGCGGAAATATCGGGCGTATCCCACTCAATGCTCTCCCACTCGATGGTCTCCCACTCCGTTGTCTCGCACTCAAAGTAA